From Juglans regia cultivar Chandler chromosome 6, Walnut 2.0, whole genome shotgun sequence, the proteins below share one genomic window:
- the LOC108998358 gene encoding cysteine-rich receptor-like protein kinase 10: MSCLSGLRAFWEKRLRACSRTAGKDAADDDAVADSWDLFFELRILQIATNSFSELNKLGHGGFGPVYKGLMPSGQQIAVKKLSVDSRQGLREFTNEVKLLLKTQHKNLVTLLGCCAEGPEKMLVYEYLPNKSLDYFLFDKSKSASLDWTTRFRIVTGVARGLLYLHEEAPERIIHRDIKASNILLDENLNPKISDFGLARLFPGEDTHVNTFRISGTHGYMAPEYAMHGYLSVKTDVFSYGILVLEIVSGRKNHDGQLGAEKADLLSYTWMLHQKGRALELVDPSLTKFNNDEAAMCIQLGLLCCQQTVAERPDMNTVHLMLSSDSFTLPRPGKPGIQGRGGRWTTTTGSTATRTNATASTNTGSTKVSGGSSFVEEFSRNSISVSSIDEGR, translated from the exons ATGAGTTGTCTCTCTGGTCTCCGTGCTTTCTGGGAGAAGAGATTGAGAGCCTGCAGCCGAACAGCCGGTAAGGACGCAGCAGACGACGACGCTGTTGCCGACTCGTGGGACCTCTTCTTCGAGCTCCGTATCCTGCAAATCGCCACCAATTCCTTCTCCGAACTTAATAAGCTCGGTCATGGAGGCTTCGGTCCCGTATACAAG GGCTTGATGCCAAGTGGCCAACAAATAGCTGTGAAGAAGTTATCAGTAGATTCAAGACAGGGGCTGAGAGAATTCACTAATGAGGTGAAACTGTTACTAAAAACTCAGCACAAGAACTTGGTCACGTTATTGGGTTGTTGCGCAGAAGGACCTGAGAAGATGCTTGTTTATGAATATCTTCCTAACAAAAGCCTTGATTACTTTCTCTTTG ATAAAAGCAAGTCTGCATCCCTGGATTGGACAACACGATTTCGGATAGTAACAGGTGTTGCAAGAGGTCTTCTCTATCTACATGAAGAAGCGCCAGAAAGGATCATTCATAGAGACATCAAAGCTAGTAATATATTGCTGGACGAGAATTTGAAcccaaaaatttcagattttggctTGGCAAGGCTATTTCCTGGGGAAGACACCCATGTAAATACATTTAGGATTTCTGGTACTCA TGGTTACATGGCCCCTGAATATGCAATGCATGGATATTTGTCCGTGAAGACAGATGTTTTCAGTTATGGAATTTTGGTGTTAGAGATTGTTAGTGGCAGAAAGAACCACGATGGACAGCTTGGTGCAGAGAAGGCAGACCTTCTGAGCTAT ACATGGATGCTGCATCAAAAAGGGAGGGCATTGGAATTAGTTGACCCAAGCTTAACCAAGTTCAATAATGATGAGGCAGCAATGTGCATTCAGCTAGGATTGTTATGTTGTCAACAAACTGTTGCTGAGAGACCCGACATGAACACTGTTCATCTCATGCTTTCAAGTGACTCATTTACTTTGCCCAGACCAGGTAAGCCTGGAATTCAAGGCCGTGGAGGACGATGGACTACTACCACGGGGTCTACTGCCACTCGTACCAATGCTACAGCTAGCACAAATACTGGTTCTACCAAGGTTTCTGGAGGCAGTAGTTTTGTGGAGGAGTTCTCTAGAAATTCTATCTCTGTTTCTTCCATTGACGAAGGAAGATGA